ttgccctggagacagtatgctccgagagaggaagttcccccagagtcctgactgcctttgtatggagtagttccaaagcatcacagtatccccttccacaccgtgcgcttcccagaagtccgcacaggcactgacactccctcctctggcctttgtctcttttccaggcattaggaggccacccgatctttgttctccaacatcttcagttggcaccttgcaggagagcagCCCAAGCCATCAGTTGCCTTGAGACAGGGTTTCGgtcattctctgtgcagatggcatcacactggccctctagggctctacaacaatcacaccccttatcccaccatctagatccttgagaaatgcataggggaaactgaggcacccacacagtattcagagaaaacattaagaacattcccacttcgtaacacctgtatacaactagttatatattttaaagggtgtaaaataatcaagtattatgctaaacacaatgatacttcaaactgaccaccaaatttaagttgcatgtttttcccctcaggtgagggctctggggtggggctggggatgaggggttcacagtgcaggagggtgctcagggttggggtgctgggggctgccccagggctagggccagagaggactccccccccccccgcccgccactggcagcagcaagctccaggggaggaacccctccttttcccccgcccagcagcacactcactctgcaccacagtcactgcacatgctcctagaacctctcaggtccagaaagcccactcacctcccctatggtgggtaccgggggtggggggtgccatcacgtgtggcctcccctgctgctgcccctcaccctagcctcactggggatggggctgccgcttgcccagcgtggggcaggagtggggactgtagggtggtggctgggtgggggtagggtgtctcaaaattcacccaagccccagctgctcaggtctaggaagcccccatctcccctgtggtgggtgggtgagtgctGTCGGGGGGACTaccatcacatgtggcttccttcctcccctgctgctcctcaccctagcctcactggggagggggttgccccttgcccagcgttgggcaggagtgggggctgtcgggggggggggaggggtggatcacagggtcaaacctgtggggggggggaggggtggatcacagggtcaaacctcaccaaaactccagcagctgctcaggtgagtgaggtccactccagatgtccatctcctggccggaagtccccctggcgtctcctccaggtgggtgctgggggacgggagagagggctcccaagcacatgtgtgcctcctcccccctcctctctccctctccccctccccttcctgaggTGCTCCAACAGTCTGCCCCACTGCTCTTTATAGCCTTAGGAAGAAGCGGCGACAGGATGCCAGCAGCACAAGCAAGGGAGGGACAGGGGCTGGTTTTTttcaggcagggaaactgaggcgggggggcagggcccgctccaggcagggccaggggagaaacccagatccaaatattggtggagcacagccaccagccttgaatattcctggtgctcgggcaccacgagcccatataacctgccgcccctggTTACGGGGGGTCCAGACTTGCAGCAGCCCCTATGACCCTGTAAACACATTTTCTGCTGTGGGTTATTCTGAGCGCCAGCGACCCGCTGCGCTTCCTACCGAGCGGATACTTCTCCCTGCCCCGGCTCAGGCACTGGGAGAGGGGAAACTCCCctggggggtgtctctccccGGGGGTTAGTGATGACGGACCCAGCCCGAAGGAAGGGGACCAGGGATCCTTCTGACCCAGTGTCGCATCACGGACTCTGAGAGCAGGGGGGTGTGAGCGGAAACCTGCCCctgtctgtgggggaggggggagtgattGTTTGGGGGTTATTGCCCGGCCGGCCATGAGGCGGGTGCCCCCATCTCCCAGCAGTGCCAGGCCCTTCCCCTCGGGTCACGTGTCAGGAACTCAGCTGGCGCCACAACGTTCCCCGGGGCGTGGGGGCGTTTTGTGTCTGTTCAGACGGAAGCGGCGCCCCGGGTCTCACTGTCTCTGTCCCTCGCAGGCTGCTGGGCCGTGACGGCCCCCAAAGCAGTGCGCGGCCCCGCGGGCGGGTCGGTGGCTGTGTGGTGCCAGTACCGGGAGGGCTTTGAGGATAATCCGAAGTTCTGGTGCCAGAAAGGAGgtttggtagcagtctggagctGTTCCAACGGTCACATCGTAGAGACCGACGGGTCGGAGGTGGAGGTGACGCGGGGCAGAGTCTCCATCCGAGACAATCGCACCCAGCGCGCGTTCACCGTGACCGTGGAGAACCTGACACTGGCAGACGCCGGCACGTACCTCTgcggggtggggaagaggtgggatttTGATCCCACGGCCACTGTGGAACTCACCGTCTCCCCAGGTAAATCCCGGCGCGGCTCTTACAGGtaccgcggggggcggggcccgcaGCCAGGCAGGCCGGTGTCTGGCGCTCTGGACACACAAAGCCTCTGGGCTCCGCGGGGCTGCAGCGCTGGgcacgtggggggggggcactggggtatCAATCAAGGCGCTGCCCTGGAGAGTCCGGTTTAGATCCCGGCCAGTTTCCTAGCGCCCCGCCCCGCGCTCGCCCCAGGGAACACGGTGAGCGCCCCTCGCCCAGGCCGGCTGGTAACACCTGTAAATAACACATCCTGGCAGTTTCTTCCTGCACTGGGTCGTGTCCCAGGTGTGGAGTGGGgtttgcagtgggggaagggctcTGCTTTCACCCTGGGCAGGTCTCATCATAGATTGTGTGTCTCTTGAAACCCAAACCTTGTTTTTAGGAACAAGAATGTTTTGTGCCATTGAGAAACAGCATTTCATCCCAGGGAATCTGATTTACTGAGTCTGTTTTTATCCACAGctaccacttcccctcccccaacaataAGGTCATCATCACCGACAGTGCAACCAGCTTCTTCTTCCCCCTCAATATCTAGTTCCCTCTGGACAACTGCTGAGGAAGGGAAATCCAGCTTCTCCACTAACCAAGATCCCGCTGCCTCTGAGTGAGTACCAGTGCTCCAGCCGTGGTCGCTTATGGGTGCGTCTACACTCCAGCTGGGTGCAAGCGGCCAGCCTGGGTACAGACTTGTGATCGTGGGGCTTGCAataatgtgctaaaaatagctgtgaagACATTGGCGCCTGGGCTCTCAAGCTAACACCTGACTACGAGGTGTGATGACCAGAGGCGgcaccaggccccagcatgccaagcgtgtgtttggggcgtcatgccgcggggggcgctatgccagtcaccgcgagggcggcaggcaggcagccttcggcagcatgcctgcggagtgtccgctggtcccgcggctccggtggacctcccgcaggcatgcatgcggagggtccgctggtcccgcagctccacaaagccgcaggaccaacggaccctccacaggcatgcctgcaggaggtccaccggagccacaggaccagcgagcggcagagcgctcccccgCGGTAtaacgccgtgcttggggcggcgaaatgtctagagccgcccctggtgatgaCAGCCCAAACCACCAAATCTAAGCATATGCACAGGCCTGCTGGGAAGCCATGTGTTCACACTGCTGTAACCGTCCCCCTTCCTCATTCCTTTCCCTCCTCACAGCTTGTTTCTCCCACTTCCTGCACCACCCCTGAGAGTCTGCCCCTGCCAGCGCGCAGGCACATGGGCCATTTGAGTCACATGACTAGTCCCAGGGACATCTACATCCTGGTCTATACGATCTATTCCTGACAAGGGGAGTCAGCAAAGGGTGCGGCCGAATCAGCGCTGAACAAGCTCCAGCTGTAGACAAGCTGCAAGATCTAGAGCCAAAAT
The sequence above is a segment of the Mauremys mutica isolate MM-2020 ecotype Southern chromosome 12, ASM2049712v1, whole genome shotgun sequence genome. Coding sequences within it:
- the LOC123347012 gene encoding CMRF35-like molecule 2 → MRIFPILGWMLFPGCWAVTAPKAVRGPAGGSVAVWCQYREGFEDNPKFWCQKGGLVAVWSCSNGHIVETDGSEVEVTRGRVSIRDNRTQRAFTVTVENLTLADAGTYLCGVGKRWDFDPTATVELTVSPATTSPPPTIRSSSPTVQPASSSPSISSSLWTTAEEGKSSFSTNQDPAASEDRAPDPDILLHILLPCVLLVLILFLLAAVMLVRVSKKRKKELSEASVQRDKNINLSNLQPIYANVEQRPKTTRPAKPPEETLYSLVKQPPKH